A genomic stretch from Salvelinus alpinus chromosome 38, SLU_Salpinus.1, whole genome shotgun sequence includes:
- the LOC139566465 gene encoding mitogen-activated protein kinase kinase kinase kinase 4-like isoform X12, with the protein MANDSPAKSLVEIDLASLRDPAGIFELVEVVGNGTYGQVYKGRHVKTGQLAAIKVMDVTEDEEEEIKLEINMLKKYSHHRNIATYYGAFIKKSPPGHDDQLWLVMEFCGAGSITDLVKNTKGNQLKEDWIAYISREILRGLAHLHAHHVIHRDIKGQNVLLTENAEVKLVDFGVSAQLDRTVGRRNTFIGTPYWMAPEVIACDENPEATYDYRSDLWSTGITAIEMAEGAPPLCDMHPMRALFLIPRNPPPRLKSKKWSKKFCSFIEGSLVKNYNQRPPTEQLLKHPFIRDQPNERQVRIHLKDHIDRTKKKRGEKDETEYEYSGSEEEEEDAGEQEGEPSSIVNMPGESTLRKDFIRLQQENKERSEALRRQQLLQEQQLREQEEYKRQLLAERQKRIEQQKEQRRRLEEQQRREREMRRQQEREQRRREQEEKRRMEEMERRRKEDDERRRAEEEKRRSDREQEYIRRQLEEEQRHLEILQQQLLHEQAMLLEFKWRELEEQRKAERLHKRLQQEQAYLLSLQHDNKPPQPCEKTEDPKRMSPDSTSKAPQTTSPGPVGDRAPAPQPQFLNNSNAIASRRTSCDNTRSPQAHFLDNVTANAPRRMSSDTTKSPQTMSRDNTTKAPQKLYPNSVDKDSEKTTSDNSDSLATQSTDVTKPSQTGGLDGPKSPQTDRSEPSDALGDPQPIREADERFRKNIQGSPQTAPPTKQPPVPPRSEPFSNGGSSSESVPPAMHRPMEPQVPVRTTSRSPVLSRRDSPLQASAPPSNQAVQRNAGSNAEPRLLWDRVEKLVPRPGSGSSSGSSSSQAGSGERFRARSSSKSEGSPLQRPDNAAKKPDDKKDFARPNRPADLTALAKELRAVEDVRPPNKVTDYSSSSEESGTTDEDDDEEVDQDAADESTSGAEDTRAGRGLSNGETASLKTLLAHDDSENDLTTPSKDGTLVIRQSAGDKKRPAVNVSSSSSGPSAAHGQAVQAHTPPGPGNGHQEKNGFAGRIHLLPDLIQQSHHSPTSSSSSISNSPSSSSSHVSPAMSPQTPLDKLTAIETQSASNTMQKHKSSSSFTPFIDPRLLQVSPSSGSSLNNMAAFGNDGRLVDALRADPSRKGSVVNVNPVNTRPQSDTPEIRKYKKRFNSEILCAALWGVNLLVGTESGLMLLDRSGQGKVYPLISRRRIQQMDVLEGLNVLVTISGKKNKLRVYYLSWLRNKILHNDPEVEKKQGWVTVGELEGCVHYKVVKYERIKFLVLALKNSVEVYAWAPKPYHKFMAFKSFGDLVHKPLLVDLTVEEGQRLKVIYGSSNGFHAVDVDSGAVYDIYLPTHIQTNIQSHAIIILPNTDGIELLVCYEDEGVYVNTYGRITKDVVLQWGEMPTSVAYIRSNQIMGWGEKAIEIRSVETGHLDGVFMHKRAQRLKFLCERNDKVFFASVRSGGSSQVYFMTLGRTSLLSW; encoded by the exons gatgaggaggaggaaatcAAACTGGAGATCAATATGCTCAAGAAGTACTCCCATCACAGAAACATTGCCACGTACTACGGTGCTTTTATCAAGAAGAGTCCCCCGGGGCATGATGACCAACTGTGG ctgGTGATGGAGTTCTGTGGGGCGGGCTCCATCACAGACCTGGTGAAGAACACTAAAGGCAACCAGCTCAAGGAGGACTGGATCGCCTACATCTCCAGAGAAATCCTCCGG ggACTGGCCCACCTGCACGCCCACCACGTCATCCACCGTGACATCAAGGGACAGAACGTTCTGCTCACAGAGAACGCCGAGGTCAAGCTTG TGGACTTTGGCGTGAGCGCCCAGTTGGACCGGACGGTGGGGAGGAGGAACACATTCATCGGGACTCCCTATTGGATGGCGCCCGAGGTCATTGCCTGTGACGAGAACCCTGAGGCCACCTACGACTACAGA AGTGACTTGTGGTCAACTGGAATCACTGCCATTGAAATGGCCGAAGGAGCTCCTC CGCTGTGCGACATGCATCCGATGCGAGCACTCTTCCTCATCCCAAGGAACCCTCCCCCGCGACTCAAGTCCAAGAAGTG GTCTAAGAAGTTTTGCAGCTTCATAGAGGGCTCCCTGGTGAAGAACTACAACCAGCGCCCCCCCACCGAGCAGCTGCTCAAGCACCCGTTCATCAGAGACCAGCCCAACGAGAGGCAGGTCCGCATCCATCTCAAAGACCACATTGACCGCACCAAGaagaagaggggggagaaag atgagactgaatatgaGTACAGCGggagtgaggaggaagaggaggatgctggagagcaagagggagagccTAG CTCCATAGTGAACATGCCGGGTGAGTCGACGCTGCGTAAGGACTTCATCCGGCTGCAGCAGGAGAACAAGGAGCGCTCGGAGGCGCTGCGCCGACAGCAGCTCCTGCAGGAGCAGCAGCTCCGTGAGCAGGAGGAGTACAAGCGCCAACTACTGGCCGAGAGGCAGAAACGCATTGAGCAACAGAAGGAGCAGAGGAGGCGACTGGAGGAG CAACAGCGACGCGAGCGCGAGATGAGGAGGCAGCAGGAGCGTGAGCAGCGCCGCCGCGAGCAGGAGGAGAAGAGGCGCATGGAGGAGATGGAACGACGGCGGAAAGAGGACGATGAGCGCCGGAGGGCggaggaggagaaaaggaggagCGACCGTGAGCAG GAGTACATTCGTCGGCAgctggaggaggagcagaggcaCCTGGAGATCCTGCAGCAGCAGCTGCTCCATGAACAGGCCATGCTCCTG GAGTTCAAATGGCGGGAGCTGGAGGAGCAGCGGAAGGCAGAGCGTCTCCACAAGCGTCTGCAGCAGGAGCAGGCCTATCTGCTGTCCCTCCAGCACGACAATAAACCACCGCAGCCCTGCGAAAAGACTGAAGACCCCAAGAGAATGTCCCCTGACAGTACTAGCAAAGCCCCTCAGACAACGTCCCCAGGCCCTGTTGGCGATAGAGCCCCAGCTCCACAACCCCAATTCCTCAATAATTCTAATGCTATTGCTTCACGGAGAACGTCCTGCGATAACACTAGGTCCCCACAAGCCCATTTCCTGGACAACGTTACTGCTAACGCCCCACGGAGAATGTCCTCGGATACCACAAAGTCCCCACAAACCATGTCCCGGGATAATACTACCAAGGCCCCTCAGAAACTGTACCCCAACAGTGTTGATAAAGACTCAGAAAAGACCACCTCTGACAATAGCGATTCCCTAGCCACCCAGTCTACAGACGTTACTAAACCCTCACAGACCGGGGGCCTAGACGGCCCCAAGTCCCCACAGACAGACCGCTCGGAGCCTAGCGACGCTCTCGGTGATCCTCAGCCAATCAGAGAG GCCGACGAGCGCTTCCGAAAGAACATTCAGGGCTCCCCCCAGACCGCCCCACCCACCAAGCAGCCCCCCGTGCCCCCCCGCTCCGAACCATTCTCTAACGGCGGCTCCTCCTCCGAGTCTGTCCCGCCTGCCATGCACCGGCCCATGGAACCACAG GTTCCAGTGAGGACAACATCCAGGTCCCCTGTGCTGTCACGCAGAGACTCTCCTCTCCAGGCCTCTGCCCCGCCTAGCAACCAGGCAGTACAGAGGAACGCCGGCAG TAATGCGGAGCCACGTCTGCTGTGGGACCGAGTGGAGAAGCTGGTTCCCAGGCCTGGCAGTGGCAGCTCCTCTGGCTCCTCCAGCTCCCAGGCCGGCTCTGGGGAGAGGTTCAGAGCACGCT CATCGTCTAAGTCTGAGGGCTCCCCACTGCAACGCCCCGACAACGCTGCCAAAAAGCCTGACGACAAGAAGGACTTTGCCCGACCCAACCGGCCAGCC GACCTGACGGCCCTGGCCAAAGAGCTGCGGGCAGTGGAGGATGTGCGTCCCCCCAACAAGGTGACAGACTACTCCTCCTCCAGCGAGGAGTCAGGGACCACCGACGAAGACGATGATGAAGAAGTGGACCAGGACGCAGCAGACGAGTCCACCTCGGGAGCAGAGGATACCAGGGCCGG GAGAGGTCTGAGTAACGGAGAGACTGCATCCCTGAAGACCTTACTGGCCCACGACGACTCAGAGAACGACCTCACCACACCCTCCAAGGATGGCACCTTGGTCATCAGACAG AGCGCGGGCGACAAAAAGCGCCCGGCAGTCAAtgtctcttcatcctcctccggTCCCAGTGCGGCTCACGGTCAAGCCGTTCAAGCACATACTCCTCCCGGTCCCGGTAACGGTCACCAGGAGAAAAACGGTTTTGCCGGCCGCATTCACCTGCTGCCAGACCTTATTCAGCAGAGCCACCACTCCCCcacctcttcctcatcttccATCTCcaactccccctcctcctcctccagccatGTCAGCCCAGCCATGTCCCCCCAGACccccctggacaagctcactgccATCGAG ACCCAATCGGCCAGCAACACCATGCAGAAACACAAGTCTTCCTCCTCATTCACCCCCTTCATCGACCCGCGCCTCCTGCAGGTCTCCCCCTCCAGCGGCAGCTCCCTCAACAACATGG CGGCCTTCGGGAACGACGGGAGGCTGGTGGACGCCCTGAGGGCTGACCCGTCACGTAAGGGCTCCGTGGTCAATGTGAACCCGGTCAACACACGCCCCCAGAGCGACACGCCTGAGATCCGCAAGTACAAGAAGAGGTTCAACTCTGAGATCCTGTGTGCTGCACTATGGG GTGTCAACCTGCTGGTGGGGACAGAGAGTGGTCTGATGCTGCTGGACCGTAGCGGTCAGGGGAAGGTCTACCCCCTCATCAGCCGACGGCGCATCCAGCAGATGGACGTCCTGGAGGGACTCAACGTCCTGGTCACTATATCAG ggaagaaGAACAAGTTGCGTGTGTACTACCTGTCCTGGCTGAGGAACAAGATTTTGCACAACGACCCAGAGGTGGAGAAGAAGCAGGGCTGGGTCACTGTAGGAGAGCTGGAGGGCTGCGTACACTACAAAGTCG TGAAATATGAGAGGATCAAGTTCTTGGTTCTTGCCTTGAAGAACTCTGTGGAGGTCTATGCGTGGGCCCCCAAGCCGTACCACAAGTTCATGGCCTTCAAG TCGTTTGGTGACCTGGTGCACAAGCCCCTGCTGGTTGACCTGACGGTGGAGGAGGGCCAGAGGTTAAAGGTAATCTACGGCTCCAGCAACGGCTTCCACGCCGTGGACGTGGACTCTGGGGCGGTTTACGACATCTACCTTCCCACACAC ATCCAGACCAATATCCAGTCCCATGCCATCATCATCCTGCCCAACACGGACGGTATTGAGCTGCTGGTGTGTTACGAGGATGAGGGCGTCTACGTCAACACCTACGGACGCATCACCAAAGACGTGGTGCTGCAATGGGGCGAGATGCCTACCTCAGTGG cctacattAGGTCCAACCAGATCATGGGCTGGGGGGAGAAGGCCATAGAGATCAGGTCTGTGGAGACAGGACACCTGGACGGGGTCTTCATGCACAAGAGAGCCCAGAGACTCAAGTTCCTGTGTGAGAGGAATGACAAG GTGTTCTTTGCGTCGGTGCGTTCTGGAGGTTCCAGCCAGGTCTACTTCATGACCCTGGGCCGTACCTCCCTGCTTAGCtggtag
- the LOC139566465 gene encoding mitogen-activated protein kinase kinase kinase kinase 4-like isoform X9: MANDSPAKSLVEIDLASLRDPAGIFELVEVVGNGTYGQVYKGRHVKTGQLAAIKVMDVTEDEEEEIKLEINMLKKYSHHRNIATYYGAFIKKSPPGHDDQLWLVMEFCGAGSITDLVKNTKGNQLKEDWIAYISREILRGLAHLHAHHVIHRDIKGQNVLLTENAEVKLVDFGVSAQLDRTVGRRNTFIGTPYWMAPEVIACDENPEATYDYRSDLWSTGITAIEMAEGAPPLCDMHPMRALFLIPRNPPPRLKSKKWSKKFCSFIEGSLVKNYNQRPPTEQLLKHPFIRDQPNERQVRIHLKDHIDRTKKKRGEKDETEYEYSGSEEEEEDAGEQEGEPSSIVNMPGESTLRKDFIRLQQENKERSEALRRQQLLQEQQLREQEEYKRQLLAERQKRIEQQKEQRRRLEEGIPTRISALPVCRIPEVLSLLPPPGASQQQRREREMRRQQEREQRRREQEEKRRMEEMERRRKEDDERRRAEEEKRRSDREQEYIRRQLEEEQRHLEILQQQLLHEQAMLLADERFRKNIQGSPQTAPPTKQPPVPPRSEPFSNGGSSSESVPPAMHRPMEPQVQWSHLAALKSSSAAPPPVVSRSHSFSEPAVPSFAHLHLRSQEPHNHHLHPSAAAPSAARTDPQPLASGPSDEVPPRVPVRTTSRSPVLSRRDSPLQASAPPSNQAVQRNAGSNAEPRLLWDRVEKLVPRPGSGSSSGSSSSQAGSGERFRARSSSKSEGSPLQRPDNAAKKPDDKKDFARPNRPADLTALAKELRAVEDVRPPNKVTDYSSSSEESGTTDEDDDEEVDQDAADESTSGAEDTRAGRGLSNGETASLKTLLAHDDSENDLTTPSKDGTLVIRQSAGDKKRPAVNVSSSSSGPSAAHGQAVQAHTPPGPGNGHQEKNGFAGRIHLLPDLIQQSHHSPTSSSSSISNSPSSSSSHVSPAMSPQTPLDKLTAIETQSASNTMQKHKSSSSFTPFIDPRLLQVSPSSGSSLNNMAAFGNDGRLVDALRADPSRKGSVVNVNPVNTRPQSDTPEIRKYKKRFNSEILCAALWGVNLLVGTESGLMLLDRSGQGKVYPLISRRRIQQMDVLEGLNVLVTISGKKNKLRVYYLSWLRNKILHNDPEVEKKQGWVTVGELEGCVHYKVVKYERIKFLVLALKNSVEVYAWAPKPYHKFMAFKSFGDLVHKPLLVDLTVEEGQRLKVIYGSSNGFHAVDVDSGAVYDIYLPTHIQTNIQSHAIIILPNTDGIELLVCYEDEGVYVNTYGRITKDVVLQWGEMPTSVAYIRSNQIMGWGEKAIEIRSVETGHLDGVFMHKRAQRLKFLCERNDKVFFASVRSGGSSQVYFMTLGRTSLLSW; this comes from the exons gatgaggaggaggaaatcAAACTGGAGATCAATATGCTCAAGAAGTACTCCCATCACAGAAACATTGCCACGTACTACGGTGCTTTTATCAAGAAGAGTCCCCCGGGGCATGATGACCAACTGTGG ctgGTGATGGAGTTCTGTGGGGCGGGCTCCATCACAGACCTGGTGAAGAACACTAAAGGCAACCAGCTCAAGGAGGACTGGATCGCCTACATCTCCAGAGAAATCCTCCGG ggACTGGCCCACCTGCACGCCCACCACGTCATCCACCGTGACATCAAGGGACAGAACGTTCTGCTCACAGAGAACGCCGAGGTCAAGCTTG TGGACTTTGGCGTGAGCGCCCAGTTGGACCGGACGGTGGGGAGGAGGAACACATTCATCGGGACTCCCTATTGGATGGCGCCCGAGGTCATTGCCTGTGACGAGAACCCTGAGGCCACCTACGACTACAGA AGTGACTTGTGGTCAACTGGAATCACTGCCATTGAAATGGCCGAAGGAGCTCCTC CGCTGTGCGACATGCATCCGATGCGAGCACTCTTCCTCATCCCAAGGAACCCTCCCCCGCGACTCAAGTCCAAGAAGTG GTCTAAGAAGTTTTGCAGCTTCATAGAGGGCTCCCTGGTGAAGAACTACAACCAGCGCCCCCCCACCGAGCAGCTGCTCAAGCACCCGTTCATCAGAGACCAGCCCAACGAGAGGCAGGTCCGCATCCATCTCAAAGACCACATTGACCGCACCAAGaagaagaggggggagaaag atgagactgaatatgaGTACAGCGggagtgaggaggaagaggaggatgctggagagcaagagggagagccTAG CTCCATAGTGAACATGCCGGGTGAGTCGACGCTGCGTAAGGACTTCATCCGGCTGCAGCAGGAGAACAAGGAGCGCTCGGAGGCGCTGCGCCGACAGCAGCTCCTGCAGGAGCAGCAGCTCCGTGAGCAGGAGGAGTACAAGCGCCAACTACTGGCCGAGAGGCAGAAACGCATTGAGCAACAGAAGGAGCAGAGGAGGCGACTGGAGGAG GGAATCCCAACTAGAATTTCAGCTCTCCCTGTGTGTCGTATCCCTGAGGTTCTCTCTCTGTTGCCCCCTCCTGGTGCCTCACAGCAACAGCGACGCGAGCGCGAGATGAGGAGGCAGCAGGAGCGTGAGCAGCGCCGCCGCGAGCAGGAGGAGAAGAGGCGCATGGAGGAGATGGAACGACGGCGGAAAGAGGACGATGAGCGCCGGAGGGCggaggaggagaaaaggaggagCGACCGTGAGCAG GAGTACATTCGTCGGCAgctggaggaggagcagaggcaCCTGGAGATCCTGCAGCAGCAGCTGCTCCATGAACAGGCCATGCTCCTG GCCGACGAGCGCTTCCGAAAGAACATTCAGGGCTCCCCCCAGACCGCCCCACCCACCAAGCAGCCCCCCGTGCCCCCCCGCTCCGAACCATTCTCTAACGGCGGCTCCTCCTCCGAGTCTGTCCCGCCTGCCATGCACCGGCCCATGGAACCACAG GTCCAGTGGTCCCACCTGGCCGCTCTTAAGAGCAGCAGCGCCGCCCCGCCCCCCGTCGTGTCTCGCTCCCATTCCTTCAGTGAACCCGCGGTTCCTAGTTTTGCACATCTCCATCTGCGCTCCCAGGAGCCCCACAACCACCACCTTCACCCCTCTGCTGCCGCACCATCAGCTGCACGCACTGACCCCCAGCCCCTCGCCTCGGGCCCCAGCGACGAGGTGCCCCCCAGG GTTCCAGTGAGGACAACATCCAGGTCCCCTGTGCTGTCACGCAGAGACTCTCCTCTCCAGGCCTCTGCCCCGCCTAGCAACCAGGCAGTACAGAGGAACGCCGGCAG TAATGCGGAGCCACGTCTGCTGTGGGACCGAGTGGAGAAGCTGGTTCCCAGGCCTGGCAGTGGCAGCTCCTCTGGCTCCTCCAGCTCCCAGGCCGGCTCTGGGGAGAGGTTCAGAGCACGCT CATCGTCTAAGTCTGAGGGCTCCCCACTGCAACGCCCCGACAACGCTGCCAAAAAGCCTGACGACAAGAAGGACTTTGCCCGACCCAACCGGCCAGCC GACCTGACGGCCCTGGCCAAAGAGCTGCGGGCAGTGGAGGATGTGCGTCCCCCCAACAAGGTGACAGACTACTCCTCCTCCAGCGAGGAGTCAGGGACCACCGACGAAGACGATGATGAAGAAGTGGACCAGGACGCAGCAGACGAGTCCACCTCGGGAGCAGAGGATACCAGGGCCGG GAGAGGTCTGAGTAACGGAGAGACTGCATCCCTGAAGACCTTACTGGCCCACGACGACTCAGAGAACGACCTCACCACACCCTCCAAGGATGGCACCTTGGTCATCAGACAG AGCGCGGGCGACAAAAAGCGCCCGGCAGTCAAtgtctcttcatcctcctccggTCCCAGTGCGGCTCACGGTCAAGCCGTTCAAGCACATACTCCTCCCGGTCCCGGTAACGGTCACCAGGAGAAAAACGGTTTTGCCGGCCGCATTCACCTGCTGCCAGACCTTATTCAGCAGAGCCACCACTCCCCcacctcttcctcatcttccATCTCcaactccccctcctcctcctccagccatGTCAGCCCAGCCATGTCCCCCCAGACccccctggacaagctcactgccATCGAG ACCCAATCGGCCAGCAACACCATGCAGAAACACAAGTCTTCCTCCTCATTCACCCCCTTCATCGACCCGCGCCTCCTGCAGGTCTCCCCCTCCAGCGGCAGCTCCCTCAACAACATGG CGGCCTTCGGGAACGACGGGAGGCTGGTGGACGCCCTGAGGGCTGACCCGTCACGTAAGGGCTCCGTGGTCAATGTGAACCCGGTCAACACACGCCCCCAGAGCGACACGCCTGAGATCCGCAAGTACAAGAAGAGGTTCAACTCTGAGATCCTGTGTGCTGCACTATGGG GTGTCAACCTGCTGGTGGGGACAGAGAGTGGTCTGATGCTGCTGGACCGTAGCGGTCAGGGGAAGGTCTACCCCCTCATCAGCCGACGGCGCATCCAGCAGATGGACGTCCTGGAGGGACTCAACGTCCTGGTCACTATATCAG ggaagaaGAACAAGTTGCGTGTGTACTACCTGTCCTGGCTGAGGAACAAGATTTTGCACAACGACCCAGAGGTGGAGAAGAAGCAGGGCTGGGTCACTGTAGGAGAGCTGGAGGGCTGCGTACACTACAAAGTCG TGAAATATGAGAGGATCAAGTTCTTGGTTCTTGCCTTGAAGAACTCTGTGGAGGTCTATGCGTGGGCCCCCAAGCCGTACCACAAGTTCATGGCCTTCAAG TCGTTTGGTGACCTGGTGCACAAGCCCCTGCTGGTTGACCTGACGGTGGAGGAGGGCCAGAGGTTAAAGGTAATCTACGGCTCCAGCAACGGCTTCCACGCCGTGGACGTGGACTCTGGGGCGGTTTACGACATCTACCTTCCCACACAC ATCCAGACCAATATCCAGTCCCATGCCATCATCATCCTGCCCAACACGGACGGTATTGAGCTGCTGGTGTGTTACGAGGATGAGGGCGTCTACGTCAACACCTACGGACGCATCACCAAAGACGTGGTGCTGCAATGGGGCGAGATGCCTACCTCAGTGG cctacattAGGTCCAACCAGATCATGGGCTGGGGGGAGAAGGCCATAGAGATCAGGTCTGTGGAGACAGGACACCTGGACGGGGTCTTCATGCACAAGAGAGCCCAGAGACTCAAGTTCCTGTGTGAGAGGAATGACAAG GTGTTCTTTGCGTCGGTGCGTTCTGGAGGTTCCAGCCAGGTCTACTTCATGACCCTGGGCCGTACCTCCCTGCTTAGCtggtag